In one Corallococcus sp. EGB genomic region, the following are encoded:
- a CDS encoding DUF2252 domain-containing protein: MDAEGTSELGAAKVPLVSTEQQQRTRRSPRRLKPSRLQAVDFRSVEERMEAGRALRKRCPRSSHATWKPFRGRDPLAQLQESNATRLPWLVPVRHERMSESPFAFLRGTPFAMARDLAHTPHSGLRSQICGDAHLSNFGLFGTPERNLIFDLNDFDETLPGPFEWDVKRLAASFVVAAKQNGLGGRCGRKAARKAVESYRLTMRELTTRGLLEVWSLHVDAQELKNSESVGTAKLAAEAVEKARRHTSAHAVEKLTVERNGQRHLAYQPPLLFPLSAVKMDVSPSELERRIKRLTVGYLASLDGAVRDLCLRYRRKEWGFKVVGVGSVGLQAYVVLCEGNGGEDPLVLQLKEAKASVLEPYLGPSEFQSAGERVVVGQRRMQAFSDLFLGWTEVEGMGAFYVRQLRDMKGALDAEKMDGPVFLDYADACGATLARAHARTGDAALIAGYLGNNSHFDDAIAEFACAYSEQVDSDYGQFIDAQAKALEALTH; encoded by the coding sequence ATGGACGCGGAAGGCACATCCGAGCTGGGAGCCGCGAAGGTTCCCCTCGTATCCACCGAACAGCAGCAGCGCACGCGGCGATCCCCCCGGAGGCTGAAACCCTCGCGGCTCCAGGCCGTGGACTTCCGCTCCGTGGAGGAGCGCATGGAGGCCGGCCGCGCCCTGCGCAAGCGCTGTCCCCGAAGCAGCCACGCCACGTGGAAGCCCTTCCGGGGACGCGACCCGCTCGCGCAGCTCCAGGAGTCCAACGCCACGCGGCTGCCGTGGCTGGTGCCCGTGCGCCATGAGCGCATGTCCGAGTCGCCGTTCGCCTTCCTGCGCGGCACGCCCTTCGCCATGGCGCGCGACCTGGCCCACACGCCCCACAGCGGCCTGCGCAGTCAGATTTGCGGCGACGCGCACCTGTCCAACTTCGGCCTGTTCGGCACGCCCGAGCGCAACCTCATCTTCGACCTCAACGACTTCGACGAGACGCTGCCCGGCCCCTTCGAATGGGACGTGAAGCGGCTGGCCGCGAGCTTCGTCGTGGCCGCGAAGCAGAACGGCCTGGGCGGGCGCTGCGGGAGGAAGGCCGCGCGCAAGGCCGTGGAGTCCTACCGGCTCACGATGCGCGAGTTGACGACCCGCGGCCTGCTGGAGGTCTGGTCGCTCCACGTGGACGCGCAGGAGCTGAAGAACTCCGAGTCCGTCGGCACCGCGAAGCTCGCCGCGGAGGCGGTGGAGAAGGCCAGGCGCCACACCAGCGCGCACGCGGTGGAGAAGCTCACCGTGGAGCGCAACGGCCAGCGGCACCTGGCCTACCAGCCGCCGCTGCTCTTCCCGCTCTCCGCGGTGAAGATGGACGTGTCACCGTCGGAGCTGGAGCGGCGCATCAAGCGGCTCACGGTGGGCTACCTCGCGTCGCTGGACGGCGCGGTGCGCGACCTGTGCCTGCGCTACCGGCGCAAGGAGTGGGGCTTCAAGGTCGTGGGCGTGGGCAGCGTGGGCCTGCAGGCCTACGTCGTGCTGTGCGAAGGCAACGGCGGGGAGGACCCGCTGGTGCTGCAGCTCAAGGAGGCGAAGGCCTCCGTGCTGGAGCCCTACCTGGGCCCCAGCGAGTTCCAGAGCGCGGGCGAGCGCGTCGTGGTGGGCCAGCGGCGCATGCAGGCCTTCTCCGACCTGTTCCTCGGGTGGACGGAAGTGGAGGGCATGGGCGCGTTCTACGTGCGCCAGCTGCGCGACATGAAGGGGGCGCTGGACGCGGAGAAGATGGATGGGCCGGTGTTCCTGGACTACGCGGACGCGTGCGGGGCCACGCTGGCCCGCGCCCATGCGCGCACGGGCGACGCCGCGCTCATCGCGGGATACCTGGGCAACAACAGCCACTTCGATGACGCCATCGCGGAGTTCGCCTGCGCGTACTCAGAGCAGGTGGACTCGGACTACGGGCAATTCATCGACGCGCAGGCGAAGGCGCTGGAGGCGCTGACGCACTGA
- a CDS encoding LytTR family DNA-binding domain-containing protein, protein MAELRVLLVDDEPLARKGLRQALARHPDAGVCGECRDGREAVEAIRAQRPHLVLLDVQMPELDGFGVLRELGVEHMPAVIFVTAFDTFAVKAFDVHAVDYLVKPFDDARFDEALARARQRLRAGEAAELGRRLADLLADAGPTPRPVEPPADRLLVRVGLRSVLVPVADIEWVEADDYCVTLHADGKAHVLRESLAALEARLDPERFVRIHRSAIVNVACIQEVHRPSPTEQVVVLRSGQRLRVSRSRREHLERRLGRAR, encoded by the coding sequence ATGGCTGAGCTGCGGGTGCTGCTGGTGGATGACGAGCCGCTGGCTCGCAAGGGATTGCGGCAGGCCCTGGCGCGCCATCCGGACGCAGGGGTGTGCGGCGAGTGCCGCGACGGCCGCGAGGCGGTGGAGGCCATCCGCGCCCAGCGTCCCCACCTGGTGCTGCTCGACGTGCAGATGCCGGAGCTGGACGGCTTCGGAGTGCTGCGTGAGCTGGGCGTGGAGCACATGCCCGCGGTCATCTTCGTCACCGCGTTCGACACCTTCGCCGTGAAGGCCTTCGACGTGCACGCGGTGGACTATCTGGTGAAGCCCTTCGATGACGCGCGCTTCGACGAGGCGCTGGCCCGGGCGCGGCAGCGGCTGCGCGCTGGAGAGGCCGCGGAACTGGGGCGGCGGCTCGCGGACCTGCTGGCGGACGCGGGCCCCACGCCCCGTCCCGTCGAGCCGCCGGCGGACCGGCTGCTGGTGCGCGTGGGCCTGCGCTCCGTGCTCGTCCCTGTCGCCGACATTGAATGGGTTGAGGCGGACGACTACTGCGTCACGTTGCACGCGGACGGCAAGGCCCACGTGTTGCGAGAGAGCCTGGCAGCGCTGGAGGCGCGGCTGGACCCGGAGCGCTTCGTGCGCATCCACCGCTCCGCCATCGTCAACGTGGCGTGCATTCAAGAAGTGCACCGGCCCTCGCCCACGGAGCAGGTGGTGGTGCTGCGAAGCGGCCAGCGCCTGCGAGTGAGCCGCAGCCGCCGCGAGCACCTGGAGCGGCGTCTGGGCCGAGCCCGCTGA
- a CDS encoding TetR/AcrR family transcriptional regulator: MRKKQRLTGAERRVQLMEIGRAVFASKGYEATSIEEVAQRAGVSKPIVYEHFGAKEGLYAAIVEREMDDLVARVTASISQGTPRQRFEDAVLAFMAYVKDEPAGFAVLTRDSPTAATRRGLTRVIDDLAQRVGDVFRSEFERAGYPSKVAPIYANALLGMVTQVGHWWAAEGKSFSTENVARHVAALGWMGLRHLPKDPSPAGAKRETKRKG, translated from the coding sequence TTGAGGAAGAAACAGCGGCTCACGGGCGCGGAGCGCCGGGTCCAGTTGATGGAGATTGGCCGGGCGGTCTTCGCCTCGAAGGGCTACGAGGCGACGTCCATCGAGGAGGTGGCCCAGCGGGCGGGCGTGTCCAAGCCCATCGTCTACGAGCACTTCGGCGCGAAGGAGGGGCTGTACGCGGCCATCGTGGAGCGGGAGATGGACGACCTGGTGGCGCGCGTGACCGCGAGCATCTCGCAGGGCACGCCCCGTCAGCGCTTCGAGGACGCGGTGCTGGCCTTCATGGCCTACGTGAAGGACGAGCCTGCGGGCTTCGCGGTGCTGACGCGGGACTCCCCCACGGCGGCGACGCGGCGCGGGCTGACGCGCGTCATCGACGATCTGGCCCAGCGCGTGGGCGACGTCTTCCGCAGCGAGTTCGAGCGCGCCGGCTACCCGTCCAAGGTGGCGCCCATCTACGCCAACGCGCTCCTGGGCATGGTGACGCAGGTGGGCCACTGGTGGGCCGCGGAGGGCAAGTCCTTCTCCACGGAGAACGTGGCCCGTCACGTCGCGGCGCTCGGGTGGATGGGGCTGAGGCACCTGCCCAAGGACCCGTCCCCTGCCGGCGCGAAGCGCGAAACGAAGCGCAAGGGCTGA
- a CDS encoding hemolysin III family protein yields MSAVVPGTVKPKLRGVLHQWAAAFAVGAGVVLVAMAPTPRAALASALYALSLVGLFTISATYHRVNWSPRARAWMRRADHAAIFLLIAGTYTPVILLGLPPAVGNPLMAWLYAGALLGILQSLFWVDAPKWVTAALAIAVGWTMMPYFGEVFRAVGPGASLLIIAGGLAYTLGALAYAFKRPNPRPGVFGYHEVFHAMTLVGAGLHFALVLRMVRAAG; encoded by the coding sequence ATGAGCGCGGTGGTGCCGGGCACGGTGAAGCCGAAGCTGCGGGGCGTGCTGCACCAGTGGGCGGCGGCGTTCGCGGTGGGGGCGGGCGTGGTGCTGGTGGCGATGGCGCCCACGCCTCGCGCGGCGCTGGCGTCCGCGCTGTACGCGTTGAGCCTGGTGGGGCTGTTCACCATCAGCGCGACGTACCACCGGGTGAACTGGTCGCCGAGGGCCCGCGCGTGGATGCGCCGGGCGGACCACGCGGCCATCTTCCTGCTCATCGCGGGCACGTACACGCCGGTCATCCTGCTGGGGCTGCCGCCCGCCGTGGGCAACCCGTTGATGGCGTGGCTCTACGCGGGGGCGCTGCTGGGCATCCTGCAGTCGCTGTTCTGGGTGGATGCGCCCAAGTGGGTGACGGCGGCGCTGGCCATCGCGGTGGGGTGGACGATGATGCCGTACTTCGGCGAAGTCTTCCGCGCGGTGGGGCCGGGCGCGAGCCTGCTCATCATCGCTGGCGGGCTGGCGTACACGCTGGGGGCGCTCGCGTATGCCTTCAAGCGCCCCAACCCCCGGCCCGGCGTCTTCGGCTATCACGAGGTGTTCCACGCGATGACGCTGGTGGGCGCGGGGCTGCACTTCGCGCTGGTGCTGCGCATGGTGCGCGCGGCGGGGTAG
- a CDS encoding zinc-binding alcohol dehydrogenase family protein: MRAVALTKYLPSDHPEAFADVRLPDPTPGPGDLLVRVHAVSVNPVDVKVRAPKDTVESSPRVLGWDAAGVVEAVGKDVKRFRPGDEVFYAGSIAKPGTNSELHVVDARIVGRKPRGLTFAQAAAMPLTSITAWELLFERLGVPQHKTGTRKDALLVVGGAGGVGSMAIQLASKLTDLTVIATASRPETVEWCRSLGAHHVVDHRQPLAGQVKALVPGGVRYVMALTATEQHFPQLVELMEPFGHMGIIDDPQTPLDVTAMKRKSLALHWELMFTRALYDADPLSQQRLLDAVADLVEGGTLRTTMTQDFGPLTAANLRRAHAAVETGRTLGKIVLSGFA; the protein is encoded by the coding sequence ATGCGAGCTGTCGCCCTCACGAAGTATCTGCCCAGTGATCATCCCGAAGCCTTCGCGGACGTGCGGCTGCCGGACCCCACGCCCGGCCCTGGTGACCTCCTGGTGCGCGTGCACGCCGTGTCCGTGAACCCCGTGGACGTGAAGGTGCGAGCGCCCAAGGACACGGTGGAGTCCTCTCCCCGGGTGCTCGGCTGGGACGCGGCCGGCGTGGTGGAGGCGGTGGGGAAGGACGTGAAGCGCTTCCGTCCCGGGGATGAAGTGTTCTACGCGGGGTCCATCGCGAAGCCCGGGACGAACTCCGAGCTGCACGTCGTGGACGCGCGCATCGTCGGCCGCAAGCCGAGGGGGCTGACCTTCGCCCAGGCGGCCGCGATGCCGCTCACCTCCATCACCGCGTGGGAGCTGCTGTTCGAGCGCCTGGGCGTGCCCCAGCACAAGACGGGCACCCGGAAGGACGCGCTGCTCGTGGTGGGCGGCGCGGGTGGCGTGGGCTCCATGGCCATCCAGCTTGCGAGCAAGCTGACGGACCTCACGGTCATCGCCACGGCGTCGCGGCCGGAGACGGTGGAGTGGTGCAGGTCATTGGGCGCGCACCACGTGGTGGACCACCGCCAGCCCCTGGCCGGGCAGGTGAAGGCGCTGGTGCCGGGCGGCGTGCGCTACGTGATGGCGCTCACCGCGACGGAGCAGCACTTCCCGCAGCTGGTGGAGCTGATGGAGCCCTTCGGGCACATGGGCATCATCGACGACCCACAGACGCCGCTCGACGTGACCGCGATGAAGCGCAAGAGCCTGGCGCTGCACTGGGAGCTGATGTTCACCCGGGCGCTCTACGACGCGGATCCGCTCTCCCAGCAGCGGCTGCTCGACGCGGTGGCGGACCTGGTGGAGGGCGGCACGCTGCGGACCACGATGACGCAGGACTTCGGGCCGCTCACCGCCGCGAACCTCCGGCGCGCGCACGCGGCGGTGGAGACGGGCCGCACGCTGGGCAAGATCGTCCTGAGCGGCTTTGCCTGA
- a CDS encoding helix-turn-helix domain-containing protein, which yields MARHKTYDCSAGCPVSATLDVIGGKWKGLILYHLLEGTLRFGELRKHIPDVTQRMLTQHLRELEQSGLVHRQVYAEVPPRVEYSLTPRGQTLRGVIAALKSWGETYLGRQAPEPASPPKRRIAVAGR from the coding sequence ATGGCCCGGCACAAGACGTATGACTGCTCCGCTGGCTGTCCGGTGTCCGCGACGCTGGATGTGATTGGCGGCAAGTGGAAGGGGCTCATCCTCTACCACCTGCTCGAGGGCACGCTGCGCTTCGGGGAGCTGCGCAAGCACATCCCGGACGTCACGCAGCGGATGCTGACGCAGCACCTGCGCGAGCTGGAGCAGAGCGGGCTCGTGCACCGGCAGGTGTACGCGGAGGTGCCCCCGCGCGTCGAATACAGCCTCACGCCGCGAGGACAGACGCTGCGCGGCGTGATTGCCGCGCTCAAGTCCTGGGGAGAGACCTACCTGGGCCGGCAGGCCCCGGAGCCCGCCTCGCCCCCGAAGCGCCGGATCGCCGTCGCGGGACGCTGA
- a CDS encoding cytochrome P450 codes for MHPAASDSAVLPPRLAAGLPWVGLGLEYRKDPLGFFLRYADQGAVVRTRFVGTDIYLLNTSEGIEHVLVKNFRNYPKDAFQKRALEAVVGRGLFTSHGDFWMRRRRMMQPAFHKNLLASHGSVAVRAANTWMASRREGEPFDAYAEMMALTLDVVAETLFGANLSARARELGRAMESVMLHAQFLFDTPIPLPAWVPTPGQRRFRAALRTLHAVVDDVVERRRRQGSPGEDLLGLLLEAQAEDGEHLTDAQLRDECLTLMIAGHETTAVALTLCLWLLARHPEAEAALRRELATVLGGREPTVEDLPSLPYCEQVVKESLRLYPPAWGMSRVAEADDRMDGIRVPAGTVVAWSQWALHRNARHFPEPEAFRPERWADGLERRIPRFAYCPFGGGPRLCIGAGSAMMVIRLVLASVLQRLHFDAAPGPAPEVIPAITLRPKGGIRLTPRKASLQE; via the coding sequence ATGCACCCCGCCGCTTCCGACTCCGCGGTCCTTCCTCCCCGGCTTGCCGCGGGGCTGCCGTGGGTGGGCCTGGGGCTGGAGTACCGGAAGGATCCGCTGGGCTTCTTCCTGCGCTACGCGGACCAGGGCGCGGTGGTGCGGACCCGCTTCGTGGGGACGGACATCTACCTGCTCAACACGTCGGAGGGCATCGAGCACGTGTTGGTGAAGAACTTCCGCAACTACCCGAAGGACGCCTTCCAGAAGCGCGCCCTGGAGGCGGTGGTGGGCCGCGGCCTGTTCACCAGCCACGGTGACTTCTGGATGCGGCGGCGGCGGATGATGCAGCCTGCCTTCCACAAGAACCTGCTGGCCTCGCACGGGAGCGTGGCGGTGAGGGCCGCGAACACCTGGATGGCATCGCGACGGGAGGGAGAGCCCTTCGACGCCTATGCGGAGATGATGGCGTTGACCCTGGACGTGGTGGCGGAGACGCTCTTCGGCGCGAACCTCTCCGCGCGGGCGCGGGAGCTGGGACGGGCCATGGAGTCGGTGATGCTGCATGCCCAGTTCCTCTTCGACACCCCCATCCCGCTGCCCGCCTGGGTGCCCACGCCAGGACAGCGGCGGTTCCGCGCCGCCCTGCGCACCCTGCACGCCGTCGTGGACGACGTGGTGGAGCGCCGGAGGAGGCAGGGGAGCCCCGGCGAGGACCTGCTGGGCCTGCTGCTGGAGGCGCAGGCCGAGGACGGCGAGCACCTGACGGACGCGCAGCTGCGCGATGAATGTCTGACCTTGATGATCGCCGGGCACGAGACGACCGCCGTCGCGCTGACGCTCTGTCTGTGGTTGCTGGCGCGCCACCCGGAGGCGGAGGCCGCGCTGCGGCGGGAGCTGGCCACGGTGCTGGGAGGCCGCGAGCCCACGGTGGAGGACCTGCCGTCGCTGCCGTACTGCGAGCAGGTGGTGAAGGAGTCGCTGCGTTTGTATCCGCCCGCGTGGGGCATGAGCCGGGTGGCGGAGGCGGACGACCGCATGGACGGCATCCGCGTCCCCGCCGGGACGGTGGTCGCGTGGTCCCAGTGGGCGCTGCACCGGAACGCGCGCCACTTCCCGGAGCCGGAGGCCTTCCGTCCCGAGCGCTGGGCGGACGGGCTGGAGCGGCGCATCCCGCGCTTCGCTTACTGTCCCTTTGGAGGAGGGCCCCGGCTCTGCATCGGCGCGGGGTCGGCGATGATGGTGATCCGCCTGGTGCTGGCCTCGGTGCTCCAGCGCCTGCATTTCGACGCCGCGCCAGGACCGGCGCCGGAGGTCATCCCCGCCATCACCCTGCGTCCCAAGGGCGGCATCCGGCTCACGCCACGGAAGGCGTCCCTCCAGGAGTGA
- a CDS encoding sensor histidine kinase: MEDTTGHAWRAWAKRAAAWSAPALFSALETYTFSRDMPGAPVLWRVLAAQMPAWYVWLPLTPWLTRLAAREPLSPPRPRPVLIHLTACLGMGALFAAVYAMATGHFMPGRDAPWAARWLRAWWGWLPMMGMAYATVLAVASATRASQRARDSERQAAVLAVQLAESRLLALQTQLQPHFLFNTLNAIVVLVRERETDEAARMLVLLSDLLRQLLQKGATQEVSLRDEVAVLSRYLELQQLRFADRLRVEWNMEPDALDARVPHLVLQPLAENALRHGIGMRTASGVLRIGARRRGDALELTVQDDGPGLPRDFELEAAKGIGLSNTRARLSQLYGEAGRLGIANAEGQGTVATVLLPWRSTPDTAGVAHG; encoded by the coding sequence ATGGAAGACACAACCGGACACGCGTGGCGAGCCTGGGCGAAGCGTGCCGCCGCGTGGTCCGCGCCCGCGCTCTTCTCCGCGCTGGAGACCTACACGTTCAGCCGGGACATGCCCGGGGCGCCCGTGCTGTGGCGGGTGCTCGCCGCGCAGATGCCCGCCTGGTACGTGTGGCTGCCCCTCACGCCGTGGCTCACCCGGCTCGCGGCGCGCGAACCCCTGAGTCCTCCAAGGCCGCGCCCGGTCCTCATCCACCTGACGGCATGTCTGGGCATGGGCGCGCTGTTCGCCGCGGTGTACGCGATGGCGACGGGGCACTTCATGCCCGGGAGGGATGCTCCCTGGGCCGCGAGGTGGCTGAGAGCCTGGTGGGGTTGGTTGCCGATGATGGGCATGGCCTACGCGACGGTGTTGGCGGTGGCCTCCGCCACCCGGGCGTCACAGCGGGCGAGGGACAGCGAGCGCCAGGCCGCGGTGCTCGCGGTGCAGTTGGCCGAGTCCCGGCTGCTCGCGCTCCAGACGCAATTGCAGCCGCACTTCCTCTTCAACACGCTCAACGCCATCGTGGTGCTGGTGCGCGAGCGGGAGACGGACGAGGCCGCGCGCATGCTCGTGTTGCTGAGCGACCTGCTCCGGCAGTTGCTCCAGAAGGGAGCCACCCAGGAGGTGTCCCTGCGCGACGAGGTGGCCGTGCTGTCGCGCTACCTGGAGCTCCAGCAGCTGCGCTTCGCGGACCGGTTGCGAGTGGAGTGGAACATGGAGCCGGACGCACTGGACGCACGGGTGCCGCACCTGGTGCTCCAGCCGCTCGCGGAGAACGCGCTCCGGCACGGCATCGGCATGCGCACCGCGTCCGGGGTGTTGCGCATCGGCGCGAGGCGGCGCGGCGACGCGCTGGAGCTGACCGTGCAAGACGACGGTCCGGGGCTGCCCCGGGACTTCGAGCTCGAAGCAGCGAAGGGCATCGGCCTGTCGAACACGCGGGCGCGCCTCTCACAGCTCTACGGCGAAGCAGGGAGGCTGGGGATCGCCAACGCGGAGGGGCAGGGCACCGTGGCCACGGTCCTGCTGCCGTGGCGCTCGACGCCCGATACCGCCGGAGTGGCGCATGGCTGA